A portion of the Sus scrofa isolate TJ Tabasco breed Duroc chromosome 5, Sscrofa11.1, whole genome shotgun sequence genome contains these proteins:
- the PDE1B gene encoding calcium/calmodulin-dependent 3',5'-cyclic nucleotide phosphodiesterase 1B isoform X1, whose product MELSPRSPPEMLESDCPSPLELKSAPSKKMWIKLRSLLRYMVKQLENGEVNIEELKKNLEYTASLLEAVYIDETRQILDTEDELQELRSDAVPSEVRDWLASTFTQQTRAKGRRAEEKPKFRSIVHAVQAGIFVERMFRRTYTSVGPTYSTAVLNCLKNLDLWCFNVFSLNRAADDHALRTIVFELLTRHNLISRFKIPTVFLMTFLDALETGYGKYKNPYHNQIHAADVTQTVHCFLLRTGMVHCLSEIEVLAIIFAAAIHDYEHTGTTNSFHIQTKSECAILYNDRSVLENHHISSVFRMMQDDEMNIFINLTKDEFVELRALVIEMVLATDMSCHFQQVKSMKTALQQLERIDKSKALSLLLHAADISHPTKQWSVHSRWTKALMEEFFRQGDKEAELGLPFSPLCDRTSTLVAQSQIGFIDFIVEPTFSVLTDVAEKSVQPMGDEDSKSKNQPSFQWRQPSLDVEVGDPNPDVVSFRSTWTKYIQENKQKWKERAASGITNQMSIDELSPCEEEAPACPAEDEHNQNGNLD is encoded by the exons GCTGCGCTACATGGTGAAGCAGTTGGAGAACGGAGAGGTGAACATTGAGGAGCTGAAGAAAAACCTGGAGTACACAGCTTCCCTGCTGGAGGCCGTCTATATCGATGAGACGCG ACAAATCTTGGACACGGAGGACGAGTTACAGGAGCTGCGGTCTGACGCGGTGCCTTCAGAGGTGCGGGACTGGCTGGCCTCCACCTTCACCCAGCAGACCCGGGCCAAAGGCCGCCGAGCGGAGGAGAAGCCCAAGTTCCGGAGCATCGTCCACGCAGTGCAGGCCGGGATCTTCGTGGAACG GATGTTCCGGAGAACCTACACCTCGGTGGGCCCCACCTATTCCACTGCTGTCCTCAACTGTCTCAAG AATCTGGACCTCTGGTGCTTTAATGTCTTTTCCTTGAACCGGGCAGCTGATGACCACGCCCTGAGGACCATCGTTTTTGAGTTGCTGACTCGGCACAACCTCATCAGCCGCTTTAAG ATTCCCACTGTGTTTTTGATGACTTTCCTGGACGCCTTGGAGACAGGCTATGGGAAGTACAAGAACCCTTACCACAACCAGATCCACGCAGCCGATGTTACCCAGACGGTCCACTGCTTCTTGCTCCGCACAGGGATGGTG cACTGCCTGTCGGAGATCGAGGTCCTGGCCATCATCTTTGCTGCAGCCATTCATGACTATGAGCACACAGGCACTACCAACAGCTTCCACATCCAGACCAA GTCAGAATGTGCCATCCTGTACAACGATCGCTCAGTGCTGGAGAATCACCACATCAGCTCTGTTTTCCGGATGATGCAGGACGACGAGATGAACATATTCATCAACCTCACCAAGGATGAGTTTGT AGAGCTGCGGGCCCTGGTCATCGAGATGGTATTGGCCACAGACATGTCCTGCCATTTCCAGCAAGTGAAGTCCATGAAGACGGCCTTGCAGCAGCTGGAGAG GATTGACAAGTCCAAGGCCCTGTCTCTACTGCTCCATGCTGCTGACATCAGCCACCCGACCAAGCAGTGGTCAGTTCACAGCCGCTGGACCAAGGCCCTCATGGAGGAATTCTTCCGCCAG GGTGAcaaggaggcagagctgggcctgcCCTTTTCTCCGCTCTGTGACCGCACCTCCACTCTCGTGGCACAGTCCCAGATTG GTTTCATTGACTTCATTGTGGAGCCCACATTCTCTGTGCTGACTGATGTGGCCGAGAAGAGTGTCCAGCCTATGGGGGATGAGGACTCCAAGTCTAAAAATCAGCCCAG CTTCCAGTGGCGCCAGCCTTCTCTGGATGTGGAAGTGGGAGATCCCAACCCTGACGTTGTCAGCTTCCGCTCTACTTGGACCAAATACATTCAGGAGAACaagcagaaatggaaggaacGGGCAGCAAGTG GCATCACCAACCAGATGTCCATTGACGAGCTGTCGCCCTGTGAGGAAGAGGCCCCGGCCTGCCCTGCTGAAGACGAGCACAACCAGAACGGGAATCTGGACTAG
- the PDE1B gene encoding calcium/calmodulin-dependent 3',5'-cyclic nucleotide phosphodiesterase 1B isoform X2 yields MASPVPVQRSHLQGPILRLRYMVKQLENGEVNIEELKKNLEYTASLLEAVYIDETRQILDTEDELQELRSDAVPSEVRDWLASTFTQQTRAKGRRAEEKPKFRSIVHAVQAGIFVERMFRRTYTSVGPTYSTAVLNCLKNLDLWCFNVFSLNRAADDHALRTIVFELLTRHNLISRFKIPTVFLMTFLDALETGYGKYKNPYHNQIHAADVTQTVHCFLLRTGMVHCLSEIEVLAIIFAAAIHDYEHTGTTNSFHIQTKSECAILYNDRSVLENHHISSVFRMMQDDEMNIFINLTKDEFVELRALVIEMVLATDMSCHFQQVKSMKTALQQLERIDKSKALSLLLHAADISHPTKQWSVHSRWTKALMEEFFRQGDKEAELGLPFSPLCDRTSTLVAQSQIGFIDFIVEPTFSVLTDVAEKSVQPMGDEDSKSKNQPSFQWRQPSLDVEVGDPNPDVVSFRSTWTKYIQENKQKWKERAASGITNQMSIDELSPCEEEAPACPAEDEHNQNGNLD; encoded by the exons GCTGCGCTACATGGTGAAGCAGTTGGAGAACGGAGAGGTGAACATTGAGGAGCTGAAGAAAAACCTGGAGTACACAGCTTCCCTGCTGGAGGCCGTCTATATCGATGAGACGCG ACAAATCTTGGACACGGAGGACGAGTTACAGGAGCTGCGGTCTGACGCGGTGCCTTCAGAGGTGCGGGACTGGCTGGCCTCCACCTTCACCCAGCAGACCCGGGCCAAAGGCCGCCGAGCGGAGGAGAAGCCCAAGTTCCGGAGCATCGTCCACGCAGTGCAGGCCGGGATCTTCGTGGAACG GATGTTCCGGAGAACCTACACCTCGGTGGGCCCCACCTATTCCACTGCTGTCCTCAACTGTCTCAAG AATCTGGACCTCTGGTGCTTTAATGTCTTTTCCTTGAACCGGGCAGCTGATGACCACGCCCTGAGGACCATCGTTTTTGAGTTGCTGACTCGGCACAACCTCATCAGCCGCTTTAAG ATTCCCACTGTGTTTTTGATGACTTTCCTGGACGCCTTGGAGACAGGCTATGGGAAGTACAAGAACCCTTACCACAACCAGATCCACGCAGCCGATGTTACCCAGACGGTCCACTGCTTCTTGCTCCGCACAGGGATGGTG cACTGCCTGTCGGAGATCGAGGTCCTGGCCATCATCTTTGCTGCAGCCATTCATGACTATGAGCACACAGGCACTACCAACAGCTTCCACATCCAGACCAA GTCAGAATGTGCCATCCTGTACAACGATCGCTCAGTGCTGGAGAATCACCACATCAGCTCTGTTTTCCGGATGATGCAGGACGACGAGATGAACATATTCATCAACCTCACCAAGGATGAGTTTGT AGAGCTGCGGGCCCTGGTCATCGAGATGGTATTGGCCACAGACATGTCCTGCCATTTCCAGCAAGTGAAGTCCATGAAGACGGCCTTGCAGCAGCTGGAGAG GATTGACAAGTCCAAGGCCCTGTCTCTACTGCTCCATGCTGCTGACATCAGCCACCCGACCAAGCAGTGGTCAGTTCACAGCCGCTGGACCAAGGCCCTCATGGAGGAATTCTTCCGCCAG GGTGAcaaggaggcagagctgggcctgcCCTTTTCTCCGCTCTGTGACCGCACCTCCACTCTCGTGGCACAGTCCCAGATTG GTTTCATTGACTTCATTGTGGAGCCCACATTCTCTGTGCTGACTGATGTGGCCGAGAAGAGTGTCCAGCCTATGGGGGATGAGGACTCCAAGTCTAAAAATCAGCCCAG CTTCCAGTGGCGCCAGCCTTCTCTGGATGTGGAAGTGGGAGATCCCAACCCTGACGTTGTCAGCTTCCGCTCTACTTGGACCAAATACATTCAGGAGAACaagcagaaatggaaggaacGGGCAGCAAGTG GCATCACCAACCAGATGTCCATTGACGAGCTGTCGCCCTGTGAGGAAGAGGCCCCGGCCTGCCCTGCTGAAGACGAGCACAACCAGAACGGGAATCTGGACTAG
- the PPP1R1A gene encoding protein phosphatase 1 regulatory subunit 1A: MEQDHSPRKIQFTVPLLEPHLDPEAAEQIRRRRPTPATLVLTSDQSSPEVDEDRIPNPLLKPTLSMSPRQQKKVTRTTPTMKELQMMVEHHLGQQQPGEEPEGAAESTGTQESCPPGITTTGAESRPGATGKADKPAESIPQERGSEKPSTEEPSTQ; the protein is encoded by the exons ATGGAGCAAGACCACAGCCCCCGGAAGATCCAGTTCACCGTCCCGCTGCTGGAGCCGCACCTTGACCCCGAGGCGGCGGAGCAG ATCCGGAGGCGccgccccacccctgccaccctcGTGCTGACTAGTGACCAGTCATCTCCAG AGGTCGATGAagaccggatccccaacccacttctCAAG CCCACTTTGTCCATGTCTCCACGGCAACAGAAGAAGGTGACGAGGACCACACCCACAATGAAAG AGCTCCAGATGATGGTTGAACATCACCTGGGGCAACAGCAGCCGGGAGAGGAGCCCGAAGGAGCCGCCGAGAGCACAGGGACCCAGGAGTCCTGCCCACCTGGGATCACAACCACAGGAGCAGAGTCACGGCCGGGAGCCACTGGGAAAGCAGACA AGCCTGCAGAATCCATCCCTCAGGAGAGGGGCAGTGAGAAACCGAGCACAGAGGAACCCTCCACCCAGTGA